The uncultured Fibrobacter sp. genome has a window encoding:
- a CDS encoding TIGR02147 family protein has product MMKSVIEYKDYREYVLDYYRERKRTSAFTWREFAKIAGFASGSYLKLVCDGKTRLREEGAKKTALAMGLLGFEFDYFVLMVRYENAKTDRERKKCFEEMEALSSAHHVKILGSEMYTFYETWKHSVVRELAVAMPGAKPHEIAKACRLPISAADVSGSLRFLLNAGFLTIDAKGIYHQTSHSITTGRLKVVSVAVHSLLRQMGEFALEALDKLPISERHFSGVTMGMTAESYEKVIEELTECRKRIVSIVSADKKVEKVCRLNMQLFPLSEKLNCDPTDLGKGA; this is encoded by the coding sequence ATGATGAAATCAGTTATTGAATACAAAGACTATCGCGAGTACGTACTCGATTACTACCGCGAGCGCAAGCGCACCTCGGCGTTTACATGGCGCGAGTTTGCGAAGATTGCGGGTTTCGCATCGGGGTCCTACCTGAAGCTTGTTTGCGACGGTAAGACTCGACTTCGGGAAGAGGGAGCAAAGAAAACGGCCTTGGCAATGGGGTTGCTGGGGTTTGAATTCGACTACTTCGTTTTGATGGTTCGATACGAAAACGCAAAGACAGATCGAGAGAGAAAGAAGTGCTTCGAGGAAATGGAGGCATTGAGTTCTGCGCATCACGTGAAAATTCTAGGCAGCGAGATGTACACGTTCTATGAAACGTGGAAACATTCCGTGGTCCGTGAATTGGCCGTGGCGATGCCCGGGGCGAAACCGCACGAAATCGCGAAGGCTTGTCGGTTGCCTATTTCGGCGGCCGACGTAAGCGGCAGTTTGCGATTCCTTTTGAATGCAGGGTTTCTGACGATAGATGCCAAGGGCATTTACCACCAGACGAGCCATTCGATTACGACGGGGCGCTTAAAGGTGGTTTCGGTAGCGGTGCACTCGTTGCTGCGCCAGATGGGCGAATTTGCGCTCGAGGCTTTGGACAAGTTGCCCATTTCGGAACGCCACTTTAGCGGTGTTACCATGGGCATGACTGCCGAAAGCTATGAAAAGGTCATCGAGGAACTCACGGAGTGCCGCAAGCGCATCGTGTCGATTGTCTCGGCCGACAAAAAAGTGGAAAAGGTCTGCCGTTTGAACATGCAGCTTTTCCCCCTCTCTGAAAAATTAAATTGTGACCCGACTGATTTGGGTAAAGGAGCATGA